TATACCAGAACAACCTGGCATAGGAAGTGatcttaagaaaaaagaaaagaatgagcAGAACAAAATTGATTtctatgcaaaagaaaaaatactatCTTAATGTTAAACATCTTCAAAAGCATAAATCTGCTACTACAACATTTCATGAGTAGCAtcatattattaaaataaactgagctGTATCCATTTAGACTGTGTGGTGAGCTTGGTCTTGAAGCATGATCTGtgtttggacttttattttcttctgggTTTATAGTTTTGAACATTTGTCTATTATTTAATCTGGTTTTAGTTTATTCCTATGTGTTAGTTCTCTGAGTTTCCTAACATTAGCGTCCCTTTGCTGTTTGTCACCTGTAGGTTTTCTCTTTACAGTTCTATGTTCTCCCTTCCTCAGCATTTTTGCCTGCCTCTCTGCTCCCCTTCCCACCTGTTTTTCATCTCTACAGCGAATGGATGCTCCAGGTGAGACTGGGAATAGTCTACCAGATTGAATTTGCGCCAATGGGCTTAATTTCAAAAACCTCGCCTTccatttaaaaagctaaatggCTTTTTAATACTGACAGAGCTGAAGAGAAGGTCACTGAAAAAGGGGGATATGTATTGCTACATTTAATAAATACCGTAAGTTAATTTTTTcagagacaataaaaacacaagaaaacacttGTAAGCCGTGAAACTAGAGGTTTTATAGTTTACACGTATTCGCCCACTAGACACCGCTGCTCAGGGCTCAGTGAAATCTTGAACCGGTGTTCATGTTGAAAGACTTTATCTTCCTGGATCCCAGTTTGCACGGCTCTCTGAAAGTGAGCGAAACTAACCATGTGCGTCATGACGTCACGCCGCCGCTATAGCTACGTCTTCCTGTTTACCCGGACGTTCTGCTGTGTGGATCATGGCCGGTGTTTTGCTCGGTGTCTCGCTGCGATGCTGTTCACCCAGCTCCCTGAGGACGTGCTCTACCACATCTTGTTTCATTTGGACCGCACATCTCTCTGTCGCCTTTCTCAAGTTTGTAAAAGCATGAATCGCTTTGTAAACCGGGACGCTGTGTGGAGGAGGATTGCAAAAGGCTGTTTAAACAGCGGGATAATCTGGAACGGGACGGACATGTAAGGAGACAGCTGagaaaaacagctgcttttattttccttcgGTTGCCGGGGTTACATTCACTGCCAAGTAGCCATTCTTGTTCTTCGTAGACACAGCTTTAACTGGACCTGTGAGGCTATTCCTCCGTTCTGTACAGAACCGCGAGAGTACAGAAACAACACGGCTGAAGCTAATGAGAAGTAACTGCAGACATAGGGCACATGTCAGCTGTCAACACGACACGTGGGGCTTCTTGTCTGCAGATGCTGACAACAGAAGTAGAACCttacaatacacacacacacacacacacacacacacacacacacacacaattcaaATGTGTGAGTCTACCAACATGTGATGCTAGGACCCCTGATCAACATTTTGGAGAGCCTCTGTCTTCACAGAGGGTTGTTCTCTTGtttgatcatgtttttattattattattattattattattattattattattattattattattattattaatgacaGGTTTATCATTCAGTTGCAGAGAAGattgctttaattttaaaacccCCAGAGAAATGAAATGGGTTTACTTTTCTGGCTAAGTTGAGGGAAACGGGTCATAACCCTAACTTTCACGGTCCACTAAGCGCTATTACCACGTCCCACCAAATCAACGGGCCAATTCTGCCATCCATTCCCCAGTTTTCATTCCCTCCTCTATCCAGCTCTCCTCTGTAAACAAGCAGTAAATATCAGTCCCATTAACTTAAAGGATGCCATAATTGTCTTCACCAATTATGCAGATGAATTATCATAAAATGGTGAATGACTTTGAATTCAATTGTGTACTACTGCTTTTATTGCTATCATGTTCTATTACACtctttcctttgtgttttagttCTTGTTTGgggcaattaaataaatatgaaaaattatatattcCTTGATCAAACTAAAAGTAACTCAGTGACCTCTTGCTTGTGGATAATATTCATCAGAGTCCATGTTTCCTTACAGCAGACTAGGATATAGAAAATGACTTTGATTGCATAATATATCAGTACTAACATCAGTATCTTCCGATATTAGTCATTCGTAAAACATAACGTATCGGTCAGATAAGTAAAACTAGATTGATTTGAACAAcccatatttattttcatctgttactatctgtttcttttaaaattttaaagatgTTGAAATGGTAGAGAAATATTTAtgatataatttatataatatcGAGAAATATTGGTTAATATTGGCCACAGCAGGACTATTAATATCGGATGTTGATATCAACCCCAATTTTAAATATCAGTACGTTCCTAAAAATGACTTTCATCATTTTATACTCAATGTGAGtataaaaaaattctgctggTGGTTATAAATTAACCACCAGACTGCTGGTCATTTAAAAGACCAGCAGAAAGGCCACTTTCAGCAAAGGATGGCTCTAGGTTACTCTGTTGTAGTGAGTTTGAGGAGACCCATGACAGGTTCTTTGTGTCCCCACCTATGCTAAAAGTGTCCCACTCAAATCCACCAATAGAGTTCTAACCCATCTGTGcctttctgaaatatttagcaCTCAACTGGATGgtggtttttaaattattttggacTGACATCATACTCTTTCCCAGGTAATGAACAGTAACAATTCTTGAAGGCCGTTGCTGATATCTTTCCCCTCTGTCATTGCTTAAgcacaaagatgttttttcaaACTCATTGGGCAGTGAGGCATTTTGCATTGCCTTGTAAGAGAATTCATACTTTTGACACATCAGAGCCACAAACCTTCtagtaagattttgtttgaTCATTACAGAGCgcaaaggaaaattaaacataattttaaaacattgtacaaataaaactgctaaaaaacGTTTAATCCGGTCAATATTTTGTGGATTCTTTTGCTGTCCCGTCCAGTTCAGAATATCTTGAGACCGTTTCCTCACTGTTGTGTTCAGTGTGACCCAAGCTCAGTCAGGTttgatggagaacatctgttTTCAAGTCTGTCTttagattctcagttggattttggtcttaactttgactagaccattctttCACATGAATATGCTTAGATCTAATTTATCCATTGTTCCTCTGGCTGTACGTTTAGGATGGTTGTCCTGTTAGAAGATGAACTTCATAACCATGCAATAGCCTACAACCATTTGGCACTACAACTTTCAACCTTTTAGAAAAATGAATTGATATTCAGTTGTTTCTGTCTTTGCAGATATCCTAATATCCCTCTGAAGGAACGAGTGAAGACAGCTCAGAACTGGTATCATGGATTTTGTAAAAAGTGGACTCTTCTCAAATGGAAGACAAAGTACGTCAATCATTTGCTTTTAATCGGCAAAACTAGCTATGTTTTTCTTcgcaacacagagacacttAGCTTCATTGCATTTCCCTGTAATGTACCTGATGTGAGAGTAATAgtatttttccacatataaaATCTTGTAGAGTCCTCCCTTTTGCAGGCGCTTCCTGTGAATAGTTTCCTCTCTGGGAAAGAAAGCTAGCTATAagtatttttctccttttattttccacataaattattctttttacCTTTCCCTATCTTGCTATTaggctgttgccatggttacagtTGGACGGAGATGTGCTGTACTTGTCTCAGGCTGCTAAAATCGGAGCCTACTCTCTGAACCATGACTCCAGGAGGCTCCAGCGAATACCACTGGAAAATTATTTGGGGCACAAGGGCGATGTCTGTCGCTTTGTCCTCACAGACTCTCACCTGATCAGTGCAGGAAGGTAATTCTTTCTCTACATGGCCTCTTTAAGGTCATGttttgttggctttttttttttgacaaagtccACTTGACATGGTCACTACTACATATTATTCTTAGACGTCTTCTTCTGTAATGTTGGCATTACAGTTTCCCAGCTGGACAGCAGCATGGCATATGGGTTGTGCGTTAGAGAGGGCCATACATGacaaacctttttaaatttatcatACAACTATTGTGCAACGTAAGCTGAATAGTTAATTTTAGAGAATTAACTATTCTCTAAAATTAACATATAACATATAATTAACTATATGTATCAATATGCAGCTGTATTTAGTAACTTAAATATTAGTTTGTTGTGACTAATATCAATTTAAAACCAATAAGTAGTTTTGATTGAGTAGTTAActgtttttccattaatttttgtattttgtggcatacaaaaaacaatgtccagaaattatggtttttttttttttttgaagctcTAAACATTCGCCGTCTGCCTTGGTCTCAGAAGGTCTGGTATTGGTCTTGTAATCATTAACCAACATACACCTTCACAAGTTTCAATTTGTTGTGATCTTTCTCCttcaaatatttgaagaaatgtTCTTTAGTGAAAGAGAAACTGCTTACCTTGTATAGCCATCAATAAGCTCTTGGCATCCTTCTGCCGAGATATACAGCCATTAAtggtttaaactttaaatcacTGGTGTTCTGGATGCTATTTTAAGCCTAGTCAAacacatgttaaaatgttataatcTTCAAACTTCTAAATGGTCACAGCAGCAGGTTAGACTATCTCATGCTCTATTGTCTTCTTCGGACCCCCTGCACTTGCCTCAGTGTCAGAGCAACCTGCTGATGGTTCATATTGGACAGTCTCTGATGATCTTCTGTCATAAGTGCAGTgtgaaactgaaccaaaccaAATGAAGGTGAGACATTTGCTGCATTACACAGAATTCCCCTGGATTATCCTTATGCAGAAGAActcttaggttttttttttctttttgcttgttttttatggcaaaacaaatgctgtaaaatatgttttaaaggtttatttacaAATGATTACTTGAATTGTAAAGCTAAAATAAGTTTTGATATTTACTGCACTTGTCTACACCAACAAGTGAGCGTGTTCCAACAAGTGAGAAAGCTTTTGTCACagtaaacacaaagtatttctgGTGAAATTctttaatgtgtaaaaaaaaaaagaatttctgACTGCAGCTATTTGCTTTACTACAGCCTTAAACCATTTGGATCATGGGTGCCCAGATTCGGTCCAGGAGAACCGTTAACTTTCCCTTCTTGCTTGATGACTGATGACGAAAAAATACAGCCATTTGATAAAGATGTGTTAGAGCAGGGATGCATTTAAAACTGCAGGATGGTGGCTCTTGCAGACTTGACTTGGCCACACCAGTTTTAATTTTAGACCCATCTATTATAAGCAGTGAAATGCCTAAACAtctattttgtcttgttttgtcaGTGATGGACGGATCTTGGTCCACAGCAGAAGACGTAACTTGTCACTGGGGCTAATGGGTCATAGCCAGGAAGTGAACTGCCTGGACTCTAAAAACGGACTCATCATCAGTGGATCAAGAGACCGAACAGCTCGAGTAAGAACATCTATCAATCAGTTGTTGATgatgataaattaaatactGACTTATAGTCTGCTAAGTAAAGAATTTAGATAaatttcaggggtttttttcatctctttttaaGCTCTGGTATAACACAGAGTAAggatattattttttgttacatcttttaatTCTGTAAACCACAAATTCTGCAGTTCCTTCTTTCTACCATGTTATTTAAGTTAGAGTTTCCATGGCGGAACTCAAAGACGCAGCAGCTCGGAGTTCCTCTCATTGTCACTGATTTTtaaggttcttttttttattaataaggCTAGGATCATGTACAACCGATAAGATCTTTTCCAAAATGGATTATGGAGCGAATGGTACGTAATCGAGGACTTTGTACAGATGCACAACATACCGCCGAACATAGCCCACACACCAGGCTCCTCATGGACATTCATGGCACCCGAGGCTCTCTGAAGAGAGGAATCATAGAGGCCAAGACGAACTACACCTGACCTGAGTCTCCCCCATAACATCTGCTGCTGGATCATGGACTTCCTGATTCAGAGGGTGAGAGTAGGATCCCACCTGTCCTCAGCACTGAGCTCCAGCACCAGTTGTCCACAAGGCTGTGTGCTAAAGCCCCTCTACATTGTAGTCCCACCCACCCAAACAATACCATCATAAAGATTCAagagactttattgtcattcacatcACGTGTTACATGAGGTGGAACAAAATTGAAAGTCACGGCCCCAGTTACATCcaaatataaagtataaaatataaaaactagctACAAGATCAAATTGttataaataggaaaaatatttacaaatatataaaaacaagaagtagaaaaatgaaatgtatattaATAGGAATGTACAAAATGGATGAAGTATGAATAATGTAGCAGCATGGGAAGATAAATTTAgcagtgcaacattttaaagtgtccGAGTGTAAAGTGCAAATACAGTGTCATTGGGGGGGGGTTAGGGGTTGAAGTGACCAAGTTATTGTTAGGGACAGTGCAGTGAGAGAGACTGAGAGGAGTTTGAGAGTCTCACAGCTTCTGGTATGAAGCTGTTTCTCAGTCTGGTTGTCCTGCATTTGATGCTCCGCAGTCTCCTGCCTGAGGGTAGCGGGACAAAAAGTGAGTGTGCTGGGTGAGTGGGGTCCTTCATGATGCAGGAGGCCCTTTTCCTGCATCTGGAGGTGTAGATGTCTGTTTGCTCCACGGTGGTGGGGCTCATCTCTAGAGGAGATGAGGCCGCATACAGAGTTTAAGTGGAACGAATGTCTGTCTGGTTCACCACCAACAACCTCCGCTTGAACATCTCCAAGTCGAAGGAACTGATTGTTGACTTTAGGAGAAGTGAACCAGACATTCAACCCAGCATTATAAATGGGGAGAGGGTGGAGATGGTGTCAAATTTCAAGTTTGCTTGACAGAAGACCTGACCTGGAACGCTAACTCCACTTCAGTCCTGAAGGAGGCACAACAGAGACTGTCCTTCCTGAGGATTCTCAGCAGGAACAATCTGAAAACTGAGCTCTTAGTGGCCCTATGTTGCTGCCCTGTGGAGTCGGTGTTGAGGATCTCGCTGTGGTTCTGAAGCTGCACAGCGGCAGAGAGGAAGCAGCTCCAGAGATTCTGCCCAGATATTGTTTGGCTGCCCCTCTTCCATTTCTGGAGGATATCTACAGGACCTGCTGCCTCCGGAGAGCCCGTAGCATCATCAAGGACCGCTCACAGCCCGGCCACCACCAGTTCAAACTCCTGCCCTCAGAGAGATGTTTCAGGGCAGTAAAGTCAAGGACAAAATGACTGCAAAACAGTTTATACCCAAGAGCTCTTGTTGCCATGAACACAGCTTATTCAATCTaaaacttgatatttatttatttacttattttaacaTCCCAGGTGTTCTGTGTTTTGAGAGTTGCTATTTTTTACATTTCGTTGTGCTTTATATGTGCACAATGGCATTGAAATTAATTCTGATTCTGACTTAAgcatgtgttaaaaaaatagttaCTGGTGACATTTGTTTCTCTAGATGTGGACTTTGACCTCCAGCTCCCCCTTAGGAACGATTCCCATGTTTGACAGAGTTTGGTCTGTTGCGATTAGTCCCACTCAAAGGTAAGTACTTTCTTAAGATAATTTGCTGAGTTTAGTTTAGAATGCCTTGTAGATCATTTACTAAAGACTTAATTACATGTCCTATAGAAGTACCTTAGGTACTTTACCCTTTTACGACTTTTATGAATCAATTATAAGCAACATAATTTGgcttttttacaaaaaaaaaacctttgcagtggaagtaaaaatttatttctacaaaataatggTGAGTAATATTTACCATAAAATAGGTAACTGCATAAATAGTCACTCCCTTTAAATTGACTAACCTAATTCAGCAGAGGTCCAGCCATGTGGTGGTAGTTGTCTTACAATGAGTGGAGTGGAGATCTTTTGAGCATAGTTAGGGATTGTAGTTTAAAGTGAGGCTGTCATTTCGTGTCACTGACCCTTCTGACCACTACCAACACAAGGTGGGTGAACTGTCTTGCCTAAGGACATGACAGAGGTGGGTGGAGTGGGAATCGAAGTGGCAACCCTCTGCAGGGCGAACACCTACATCGCCATCATCACcctaaatgtgtaaaaaaaacaacaacatatttttcataaaagttgtaTTCTGCAGCCTTAAAGGAAGTCAGTTCCTTTATACACCCTTTCTCATGCTCTGAGTCACCTCACCCCggcattttgttttccttgatGATCCAATCTTGTGGATTAGTTGACATTATTAAACAGTGAGTGGATGATCCACTCGATAATGTCAGGCATAACAACCCATCTGCTGGACACCCATGTCATCCCACGTCTAATTCCATCCCATGTTTTGTTGTTACACTTGATATCATCTCAAGGTCTAATAAGAATCATTGTTGTGGCATTAAATTGCCAAGGCTGGTACAGAACTGCCGCCCCCGTTAAAGTTCGGTGATGCATTGGAAAGTAAACCGAGCCGATCAGTGGCCTTTGTCCATGGCTTTTTTTGTCCACGTTTAGATTACTTGGTGACGTTAACCTAACGTCACAGATATTTTTGGGAAGAAGTGGAAAAGAGAGGGAGGTAAGAAAGCAAGcaaataggaaaataaataaatcaaactataTGCCaga
The Poecilia reticulata strain Guanapo unplaced genomic scaffold, Guppy_female_1.0+MT scaffold_661, whole genome shotgun sequence DNA segment above includes these coding regions:
- the LOC103461142 gene encoding F-box/WD repeat-containing protein 4-like yields the protein MCVMTSRRRYSYVFLFTRTFCCVDHGRCFARCLAAMLFTQLPEDVLYHILFHLDRTSLCRLSQVCKSMNRFVNRDAVWRRIAKGCLNSGIIWNGTDIYPNIPLKERVKTAQNWYHGFCKKWTLLKWKTKLLPWLQLDGDVLYLSQAAKIGAYSLNHDSRRLQRIPLENYLGHKGDVCRFVLTDSHLISAGSDGRILVHSRRRNLSLGLMGHSQEVNCLDSKNGLIISGSRDRTARMWTLTSSSPLGTIPMFDRVWSVAISPTQR